In Oreochromis aureus strain Israel breed Guangdong linkage group 17, ZZ_aureus, whole genome shotgun sequence, the genomic stretch TGTCACTCGTTAGGGTACATTTGGTTAGCTGATAGACCATGCCGACAGCAGAGCATGTTCAATTTGAACCCGTATATGTTCAAATTAACCGGTCAGCAGCTGCCTGCATTTTTATCATGGTGTCAGAGTAAATTCGTGTTTCCACAAGATGGTCTCGGGTGAGGTAACTAATTACTGACAGTAAAATGTGGTGAATTTATCCTTGACTAAAAGTATTTATATCAATTGTGTTGATGTTCTAAGCTCGACTGGGAACTCTGCCTGAGGTTAAAGTTGGTTGACctagcaaaaaaacccaaaaaacaatattgtgtgtgtgtgtgtgtgtgtgtgtgtgtgtgtgtgcgcatacaCTTGCATTTGCTTTCTGTAATTGTAACCATAATGTAAAGTGTGGGATTGTGGCATGTCCACAGTGGtatttaaatagtttaaaagAAATTTCTCTTACACATTTTGATTTGACACCTTATTACAAGTTTAAACTGAAGTCTGTAgatgtaaattttaaaattcaattttgttcagtctttatgattcatttttttcagtgttgcatTGTAGTGTTTTAGAGAAGGTTTTATACTTAAAATAGCTTGTTAACTCAAAAGCTTCAATAATTCTTTGCATTACAAAAGGTTGCAGTAAATTTCAAAATGCATTGGACTTGCAAAATTTGCAAATTTGAAACATCAAGAAGGAATGAGCTCTTAAAGCATTACAGGCTTAGACATAGCCATGGTGGACTGTTTATGCCTTGCCTGTACTGGGATTGTTACTGCTCATTTGAACATATGCTTCTCATAGGAACCGAAAACACACTCCTCACTCATTGGATGACTTCAACCCTGACCTGATACAGAGATGTGTCAGTCATTTGAATGCAGGAGATGATCCTCTTGAGGAACATAATGAAAATCCATTGTGTGAAGATGTAGCAAATGCAGAGGATGAAGAAATTGGTGAATTGCCTAATTTAATTGAGAAACATTTAGCCCACCTACTACTAAAACTGGAAAGTATATATAATGTACCTCGCAGGTGTATTGATGAATTAGTTGTTACAGTTACAATTCATTTCTTCCTCTGCTTCAGGTCCTATTCATCAAAAGCACAATTGTGCTGTTGATGAAATTTAGGTTACATTTACTTTTACTCACCTTATCCTACTGCTAGCAAAGTGGGCATTTAAAGCAGGCCAGTGTGTAACAGTTTAAATTGAAGTTACAAAGATTAAATCTTTaattcttttaaaaacatatttaaaatcaaTGGCACAACGCAAGTCACATAAATGTAATAGTtttgacttttcacctaataaactgtaagtttaatttttgtttttctttttttattctccaGAGTTTggtggaaaagaagaaagaggtTGCAATCCGTTGCCTGAAGATGTATCTgaaagagaaggaagaggaTCTCTTCAGAGAACAGCTGGTAGGTGAATCTCGCattcttttgtgttttatttttaaatggcacATAAAATGCTGACATGTTTCCATTTAAACTACCTACTTGCCAGGATGGTGAACAACAGTTCCCAGAAGAAGTGGTAAAGATTGTAGTCACCAGACTTGCAGCAGTGTCTCTCCCAGATGTCGCTAAAATTGTGATTGAAGGAACAGCAGTCCTGGAAGACCTTGGTGTGCCCAGAGCGTGTGCCTTAATGATGGGGCTTATATACGCTCTCAATCTGAGCTACCCCAAACAAGTAAAGAACACTCTAGAGGTATTTCTGGAACTTGATGGGCTTAAAGCCAGTCCACGGGTAATGTCTCTTAAGTGCAAATTTCTGTCGTGAAACGAATGTGACTTGGACTGTAGTATTCCGATGTGCCTCTTATGTTTTTGTATGCAGTCCTAGATGAGTGTAGTTTTGAGAAAAGTTTGTAATACATATAATCTTATCTTTGGATTGTTCCGTTGTTGAACATTAAAATCTTTTGTCATTTCCTTGATTCTGCGACAAGTTGAACAAGTTGATACCAATTTAAGTTATTGTTAATGTACAtgaagtactttttttttttgcttagtcATTTATAATTAAAGGGCtgctgtaatgtttcatttatgTTGTATTGATACAGAATTGTAttactttgaaaatgttttgtaaTAAATTAATCAATTGGAATAAGTGAAAtggctttgtgtgattttagaaaagttacTATAGAAACCTAAACTAATTGGCATGGATAATTGTGAGTAGGATATATGTAAAAAAGTTAGTTGGTGTAACTCAACAAATGTGATTTCTCAACTTAATTTTACCagaaattttaaattaatattagGTTGCATAAACTTAATTATGCTTTTGGAGGTCAAGGTAAATCATGTTGGCTTGTTAAACAAGTTGAGTTAGCCAAACCTAAAAATTACTTGCTGAATTTACTTAATAATATGCAAAATTTATAAGTTAAAAAGCTGAGTGGAAATTGTTGCCTTAATTTTTTAAGTTGGggcaacaaaatattttttagtgCAGATCACACTTACCTCCATTATTGTATATTCATAATCACATATCTATTAAAACTTCTTTAAAATTGTCAGAGAGAGCATTGATGTGAACGTTGAAGGAATacactttttatatgttcacaCCTGAGTATCATGTGATAACTTTAATATTAGCATTTAGCAgctctcacctgtgtgaagaCAGACTTCTTCTGCCAGAAAAGGTTCAACAGGAGGTTCtaaaaacacaggaaataaaCTCAGGAgtcattttgtttgtgtttcagttggACCCATTTCAGAAAGCATCAACAGCTCACATGAAACTGAGTTAATACAATAACTCTGCAAGTTATTAGTGTCTCAACAACTTCTTTTACTCACTGTGTAGCTGACTGTCTGACATTCCTCTACATCCTGTTTGCACAGGCAGGAATCAGGGATGCTGTTCTCCCAGTCTTTGTAGCCAAACAGACCACAGCAGTGCAACTAAACACGGACGGGAAGAAGAGCTAAAAGCTGCAGTGTTATTTACACCACACAGTGCAGAACAAACCACGCAGAACTCGGTGCTGGTGACTGATGCCACATCAAAATAATACTGAATAATACAGAGCATATTTTGTGGAAGTCAGAAATCTTAAAGCTCTGGCTTTCCGTTTGCTCCTGGACTCAAAGTATTGTGCTATACTGCCTGACAGTGTGATAGGTGCTTACTGATGTCTGTAGTCTTTCAACCTGATCCCTGATGTCAGCTGAAGCCTGATCCAGTGGCAGAAGCAAACGAAACCTTTCCTCCATCACACGCCCCAACTGAAAAATCACACAGGAGTGTTTTTATTAGTTCATAATAATCTGTAAAACATCAAACAACCTGCGTTTGATGACATTTTACTCAAGTTAAAATTGTGCATGTCTGCTCAAAACTAGTGGAAACAAAAGCAATCAATACTAGGGTAgacaaagaaatgaaatcaatgCTAAAATTACTATCGGTCTGGATACTTATTTGGATCAGTATCAGTGCCAATCAGTGCCACAAACAGACAGTTCATCCTGACCTCACCACCAGCTGAAGCTGACGTTCATAACAGCGAATAAATCTTTATGATGAGATGGGAGCTTTACTGACCTCTTAAAATTCAACAGCACTCAACAGTTATCAGTAACATTAGCCGTTTAGCCATTAGCAATTACCCATCAGCCACATTAGCCATCTGCTACATTGCATTAAGCCACCggctaataataaaatgatcagtgttggagCTATGGAGCAAATTTCATCAGTTGTGCCCGTCTGAaacattaataatattaatttaCAGGATAAAACTATTATTTGCGTTTAATTTCTCTtgagaaaaaagggaaacatCTGCTATACCtctgaaaaataaactttatggGTCCTGTAACTTTTTCTTCCACTTCATACTCAAACTCAGGTTCCCCCACAAGCTTTCCTAATTAACTTTGAGATAACCCAGCAGAACCCAagtggtgttttgttgtgttgtcaTACTTTTTGGTAAATTACTGTTATGGTTgtttaaggagcttggaaagaaaagcgtctggacttctttgagttgcttgaagacgtttcacctctcatccgagaagcttcttcagttctaagggtcaatggtggagagtcccagatttaaacccagtgggagtttcccccccaaagaggaacaaagaaacccctgatgatcctctacctaatcacgtccagacgcttttctttccaagctccttaaactacgatgacctggatgactgagaaccttcacagacatactgtTATGGTTAAAATACATTTCTTCTTTCAGGATGTCAACTCTGACAAGGTCCATGTAGCACAGTGAAAAACCTCCATGTTTCTGATGTTCCTGCATGAACCTGggatctgtttgtgttttgttgggAATGCTGAGTTTGGGGGAGAAGCTTCGTTGCTGAATGTCGAATACAGAACCGACACAGTAAAAAGAAACCGGGTCCTTACGTTTGGTCGGGCTGCAGCAGCGATAATTCCAGCGCTGAGCATCAGCAGACTTCCAATGAACATGCACACCAGGTACTGCACAGAAGGAACCAAAGAGACGCTGTCTCAGCTCCTACATGTAATaccttttttgcattttgttttattttggttgtAGTTTTCTATTTTGTATCTAACCACATCAACATGGGACTTTTAAGGAGCAGGAGAGACGTGAGAGAAAAATAACTCTGTTCTTCTGCttttcagaaataaaaatgatgtgGGGTGCATTATCTCAAATACTTTTCTAAGTACAGCTTTCATGAACTATAATAATATGTCatgctgtgttttattttggataaagagaaagaaacttAGCAGTAAATAAGTAACTTACATTACCTCCTTCTGTCACTTTAaagtaataaatacatgaatCAATAAATATGATCCAATGTGATCATGTGTTCTGCACAATGAGCACTTTTACTGTCTGTacatgaaatatattttaaagtaaaacttttgtactttttaattaAGTAAAAAGTAGAATTTGTTTCACTACTTTTTTCTCTATGCTGCTCTTATTTCTGATTAAATAGTCTCGTTAAAAAGCAgtatgctgaagcattttttaaaaatatgaatctGGATTCAAGTGACAGAAATTCTtcaattttcagtgttttattatcaaaatcaatcaaaatttccattaaactaaaaaaaaggtCCATGCTGGTAGTTTTAGTTTGGTTAAAAATGGGAgaatttacaaaaagaaaaaattcaaaTGGAAACAGTCGAGAAAATGATAATTGGTGTGTATCTGTTATTGATTATTTatgattgtatttttttttgaaGCAAAGAAAAGACCTTTTTTAGAATCAGCTTCTCGACTGAGAACGGACTTTTCCTCACTGCGAGGACTGCTGCTCAGAGTGGGGCTCGTAATATCAGAGTAATATAATAATGTCAGCTCTGCTTTTCATGTGTGGGATGACCCAAGATCAGGGAACGACCCGCTTTGGTTCCACTATAGTGCCAAAATGTAACCTACTTACTCCCCAGATGTTTTATATTACTTTACTTTGGGGTTCATGGCAAACATTAAGTGAATAAAAAGTTCAAATCATTAAAACTGTATAGGTGACATTGGGTGCTTTTGACAAGGTCGTAAAAAAGTGGAATGAGGTAGATATTACAACAAATATACACCTCAGGTCTGAATGAACCCTAGTGATTAGGATGGGGGTTAAGGCCACCTTACCTTTAAGTCAGCTTTATTATAAGTGTTATTAGTGATATCCcctctgtgacatcatacagcTCCAAGAGCCGGAAAAACAGACTCCAGGTAAGCTAAAAGTTAACAGGGATGTTCGAGTAACGTACACGTGACAGAAAATAACAGACGGCAGAAGTGAGAACAAAACAGTTTCATGCTTCAGTTTACCTGAAAAATTACTAATATTTGTCAATCAGCAGCCATTGTGTTTCTGCTCACCACAGTTAGGCTCATCCGGTTTGCCGTGTGGGCTCCGTGAGCCCCCAAGATGCTGATCACCACGGTAATGGAGCCAAAGATGTAACGGTGGGTTGTCTGAACTTCAAACTGAATGAAAAATAGTTTTATGCTTGATTAGTACTGCATAacaaacagctgtgtgtgtgcgtgtgcgtctTACATTGTCTTGGTAATGTTTAAACAACGGAGCCGGAGCTGTGACAGTAATGAGTTCCACTATGACctgaaacacagcagagcagCATATCATCCAAGGAAGTTTCAACAAAAGGGGAATCCTGTGTTTTCTGGGCTGGTGCAGCAGAGTGTACACATCTGTGTACAAGTGTCAACCACCAACAACACTCCATTAACTTTTCTCTGTTTATGTCTGAGATGGAACGTTATTATGGAGTCGTGGTCCTCGAGTCTCTCGAGCTGGCCCGCCtttcctgtgtgtttttctacagTTGTTTTCTCCCTTTGTCTGTATACCATGTttacatatctttgtggggaccaaaaattggaacgcgactatacagggagtgcagaattattaggcaagttgtacttttgaggaataattttattattgaacaacaaccatgttctcaatgaacccaaaaaacacattaatatcaaagctgaatgtttttggaagtagtttttagttttagctattttagggggatatctgtgtgtgcaggtgactattactgtgcataattattaggcaacttaacaaaaacaaatatatacccatttcaattatttatttaccagtgaaaccaatataacatctccacattcacaaatatacatttctgacattcaaaaacaaacaaaaacaaatcagcgaccaatatagccacctttctttgcaaggacactcaaaagcctgccatccatggatcctgtcagtgttttgatctgttcaccatcaacattgcgtgcagcagcaaccacagcctcccagacactgttcagagaggtgtactgttttcccctccttgtatatctcacatttgatgatggaccacaggttctcaatggggttcagatcaggtgaacaaggaggccatgtcattagtttttcttcttttataccctttcttgccagccacgctgtggagtacttggtgtgatggagcattgtcctgcatgaaaatcatgcttttcttgaaggatgcagacttcttcctgtaccactgcttgaagaaggtgtcttccaggaactggcagtaggactgggagttgagcttgactccatcctcaacccgaaaaggccccacaagctcatctttgatgataccagcccaaaccagtactccacctccaccttgctggtgtctgagtcggactggagctctctgccctttaccaatccagccacgggcccatccatctggcccatcaagactcactctcatttcatcagtccataaaaccttagaaaaatcagtcttgagatatttcttggcccagtcttgacgtttcagcttgtgcgtcttgttcagtggtggtcgtctttcagcctttcttaccttggccatgtctctgagtattgcacaccttgtgcttttgggcactcagtgatgttgcagctctgaaatatggccaaactggtggcaagtggcatcttggcagctgcacgcttgacttttctcagttcatgggcagttattttgcgccttggtttttccacacgctttttgcgaccctgttgactattttgaatgaaacgcttgattgttcgatgatcacgcttcagaagctttgtaattttaagactgctgcatccctctgcaagatatctcactatttttgacttttctgagcctgtcaagtccttcttttgacccattttgccaaaggaaaggaagttgcctaataattatgcacacctgatatagggtgttgatgtcattagaccacaccccttctcattacagagacgcacatcacctaatatgcttaattggtagtaggctttcgagcctatacagcttggagtaagacaccatgcatgaagaggatgatgtggacaaaatactcatttgcctaattctgcactccctgtacttgtggggaccaacagtcccttatggggacaaaatgtCCGTCCCGACGAGTTTGAAGGTATTTTtaagactcaaaatgtggtttgagTGTCAGGGTTACATTTAGGTAatggttaggcattcatttttgatggttagggtaagtggctagggaaagcattatgtcaattagatgtccccactaagaaatgaaaacaactcTGAGTGTGTGGGTGCTCCCCCATGTCTCCTCCTTCCTGTTGGCATGCTGAGCAGCTGTGGGGTTAGGACTACTCACCTGCTGCTCAGCAGTTATCAGGCTTCCTGCTTAAGGCGCGTTGTGTTGGCCCAGGAACGCTCACGGCCTCCATCTTGTTGTGGagtctgtgtttttatgctTTGGATAACTGGTCTGTCTGTGGCCATGAATACTGACTCCTGTGAGATCTGCTCTATGTGTTTGGGCCCTTGAAACTGGCAAAACCTGTTGCAGCTATTGGAACTCAAATGCCTCACCACCAACTTTGATTACTGCCTTTTCTTTCCTGAGTGATCATTCTGTTAGTTTCTAACACATGGTTTAAAAATCTAACTAgccaacaaacaaactaaaccaAAGCTATTTGTCTTCCCTGCATGTCCTAATCTTCTTAAAGTTTTTGtaccttttttttctgattgctttgtgtttttctggacTCTTCAGCTATCATGTGCTTTGCTGCAAACTCATTGTTTCTAAGATTTTGATGGAGGTTACCTTTCAGCCCCTTTGCATTTGCAGAGGAAATGATAAAATCATTCAAATGTTTTGATCAGTATAACACCAGGATGTCTGAAGTAGAACAGAATATCTGAAACTCcctttaaaacaaacagcagcttcaTGTGACTGTAGAATATGAAATTATATCCCTGTGCCTCTGAACAGATCACGTTCTAGCTTCAGACTGTCATAAACATTACATTTTCAGATTGTTTGTATTGATTTATTTACTAGCTCTGTAGAGATGTGAATTGTCAATAACTCAAAAATCCCGAGTCATTGTGTGTCTTCACTGTTCTCCCTCTCATATCTTTCATCTTCTTAGAAAGTAAACGGAGCCATTTTCCCCTTTTAAAATCCAGTTACTTACCAAAAAGAAGACGTCGAAGCCGAAGAAGAAATGTCTGAGAGAAGGGCTGACCTGACTCATGCTGCTGTATGATAAAGCATAAATGTATCGACGCGTACTGGGATTCTGCGTCCAGCGGTGGTTGGAAAAAGTGATAGTGCAAGTGAATCTTGGAAAGCAAGAGAGAAGGGCAGGGCTTCCTGTAGAAGCTTCCTGTAGAAAACAGCATTAGAAAGCTAATGAATTATTTGTCATGATGTGCTGTGAAGACAGATGgacaaaacctaagaactagaaatCACCAAACAAAGAACTAGAGCACTAGAAATACAGAGAAAGAAACCTAAACACTAATAGTGATAACAAtgataaaaatcaaaaaatcaaATAAGAACACAAGTCATTTACAGCAAAGAAACCatagaacaataataataacgaacaaaacactgggtcaccgacccaggaccgtgacactattaaatattaattaagtGACAGCAGCACAGTcgaacaaaaacaagaacaaaattcATTGTGTTTTCTTAACATTCGTTTTTTGAAAAGGGATTTTGTGATTGTGGTTTTTGAAATACTGAGTTTTCTTAAAATTTGGTGTATGAGCATAAATTTGattttccaaaatgttttttttttaaatgtactttactttttttctttcttttcttttctttttttttttttttttacctttttatgtCCAGAAATGTggttttataataataaatgtaaaattaggATTCCAGCTTCGTCTGCTGTCAGTTATCATTTTGGTCAATGATGACCacagaaagtaaaaaaatataGTTTTATCCTGCCTGTGCTGATGATGGAGTGGACAAAAGGATCTGCACAAATACATAGAAAATCAGCAGGAGGACTTTGGAGCCATTTGTCTTTCACTCTGGCTGCTTTAGTTCTCTGTAGAGAAGTTTACAGCATCCAGATGGCTGTTATGGctgaaagaacaatacagtatccacatctgaaccaaagagtaaaacagtgaaatgtggattattaaatattaggtctctctcctccaagtctctgttagtacatgacttaataattgatcaacaaatcgatttactctgccttacagaaacctggttgcagcaggatgagtatgttagtttaaatgaatcaacacccccgagtcattctaactaccagaaatcccgaagcacaggccgagggggcggtgtggcagcaatttttcacaccagcctattaattaacgaaagaccaagacagacttttaattcatttgaaagcctgatgcttagcctcgtccaccccagctgtaaaactcagaaaccagtcttacttgttatcatctatcgtccacctgggccttacacagagtttctctctgatttctcagactttttatctgatttagtgctcagctcagataaaataattattgtgggtgattttaacatccatgtagatgctaaaaatgacagcctcaacatcgcatttaatctgttactagactcaattggcttctctcaaaatgtaaaagaacccacccaccactttaatcacactctagatcttgttttaacgtatggcatagaaactgaatatttaacagtgtttcctgaaaaccctctgctgtctgatcatttcctgataacatttacatttacaataattgattacacagcagtggagagtagactttatcaaagtagatgtctttctgaaagtgctgtaactaagtttaagaatataatccacccactgttatcatcttcaatgccctgtaccaacatagagcagagcagctatctgaacgctactccaacagaggtcgattatcttgttaataattttacctcctcactactacgcacgactctggatactgtagctcctgtgaaaactaaggcctcaaatccaaagtccctgactccgtggtataattctcaaacacgtagcctaaagcagataactcgtaagctggagaggaaatggcgtgtcacaaatttagaggatcatcatttagcctggagaaatagtttgctgctttataagaaagccctccgcaaagccagaacatcttactattcgtcactgattgaagaaaataagaacaaccccaggtttctcttcagcactgtagccaggctgacaaaagtcagagctctactgagccaacaatccctttaacgttaactagtaatgacttcatgaacttcttcacaaataaaatttttatcattagagaaaaaattaccaataatcatcccacagatgtaatattatctacagctactcttagtaccatcgatgttaagttagactctttttctccaattgatctttctgagttaacttcaataattaattcctccaaaccatcaacgtgtcttttagaccccattcctacaaaactgctcaaagaagtcctgccattaattaattcttcgatcttaaatatgatcaacctatctctaataatcggctatgtaccacaggccttcaagatggctgtagttaaacctttaattaaaaagccatctctagacccagctgtcttagctaattataggccaatctccaaccttcctttcatatcaaaaatccttgaaagagtagttgtcaaacagctaacagatcatctgcagaggaatggcttatttgaagagtttcagtcaggtttcagagctcatcacagcacagaaacagctttagtgaaggttacaaatgatcttcttatggcctctgacagtggactcatctctgtgcttgtcctgctagacctcagtgctgcgttcgatactgttgaccataatatcctattagagcgattagaacatgctgtaggtattacaggtactgcactgcagtggtttgtatcatatctatctaatagactccagtttgtacatgtaaatggagagtcctcttcagacactaaggtcaattatggtgttccacagggttcagtgctaggaccaattctatttacattgtacatgcttcccctaggcaacatcattagaagacatagcataaattttcactgctatgcagatgacacgcagctctatctatccatgaagccaggtaacacacaccaattagttaaactgcaggaatgtcttaaagacataaagacctggatggccgctaactttctgcttcttaattcagataaaactgaggttattgtactcggccctgaaaatcttagaaatatggtatctaagcagattcttactctggatggcattaccttggcctccagtaacactgtgagaaaccttgagtcatttttgaccaggacatgtccttcaatgcacatattaaacaaatatgtaagactgctttcttccatttgcgcaacatctctaaaattagaaatatcctgtctcagagtgatgctgaaaaactagttcatgcatttattacttccaggctggactactgtaattcactattatcaggaagtcctaaaaactcgctgagaagccttcagctaatccaaaatgctgcagcaagagtactgacagggactagaaagagagagcatatttctcctgttttggcttcccttcattggcttcctgttaaatccagaattgatttcaaaatcctgctcctcacatacaaggtcttaaataatcaggccccatcttatcttaatgaccttgtagtaccatatcaccctattagagcacttcgctcttgcactgcaggcctacttgttgttcctagagtatttaaaagtagaatgggaggcagagccttcagttttcaggcccctcttctgtggaaccaacttccagtttggattcgggagacagacactctctactttcaagattaggcttaaaactttccttttgctaaagcatatagttagggctggaccaggtgaccc encodes the following:
- the LOC120434072 gene encoding tetraspanin-8-like, translated to MSQVSPSLRHFFFGFDVFFLVIVELITVTAPAPLFKHYQDNFEVQTTHRYIFGSITVVISILGAHGAHTANRMSLTVYLVCMFIGSLLMLSAGIIAAAARPNLGRVMEERFRLLLPLDQASADIRDQVERLQTSLHCCGLFGYKDWENSIPDSCLCKQDVEECQTVSYTNLLLNLFWQKKSVFTQPCFPIIISSVARNANITLGVTFGLFVLTLFGMVLSSLLIYQMYNTSIRLNCQWTGQPPAYELLDDVPEKTPSAPNPPWNKKKIRNLQMLFGDRKYI